A region of the Portunus trituberculatus isolate SZX2019 chromosome 21, ASM1759143v1, whole genome shotgun sequence genome:
aaaaaactaggtggggcggcctcactgcacaaggttttcttcttcctctcatcccttttctgtccaactctctaatgcaagagttaactagtactctcaatcattcatacttttcactggtaaactctggaactccctgcctgcttctgtatttccgtcttcctacgacttgacttcttttaagagaaaggtgtcaagacatttgctccctaattttggataacccttcttatcttgtagagaaccagcatcaagtggacctttttttttttttttttaatattgtgttgcccttggctggccttctcttttacataaaaaaaaaggaaggggatgCCTTATCACTATGGCACTAATAGTCCTTTTAATTTCTAAAGCTGTTGTATGTAAATCtaaacctctgtgtgtgtgtgtgtgtgtgtgtgtgtgtgtgtgtgtgtgtgtgtgtgtgtatccggtGGGCAAGATATGTCAAACAGTGCTGCATCCGCAGGGGTCGGCTTTCTCACTCATCGAGTATaaacaaaatgtgtgtgtgtgtgtgtgtgtgtgtgtgtgtgtgtgtgtgtatttacttagttgtatttacctagttctatATTACATGCTTCGAGCGGGGTTCATagtgccctgtctccatatcaaattttctccaatttttccttaaattcatgcacgctttttgctgttacaatctcatcATTCAGGCTGTTCCAGATAGTCACTGGCCTATGCGGAAGACTgaactttttaatctttctcaGACATAATTTTTCCTGATCTTTGAGTgtcctcttgtctgtctatctccatcttcaatCAGTGATATACCTGCTTGGTCTTGTTCATCTTTTCCATTCTGTTCACCAACTAGTAACTGGTGAATCGTTATTAGATCTCTCtcccgtctatccttcaaagtagTTAGTTCCATTTCTTCTAATCCATCttcatgtgtaattcaccacggtcgtttgctagtcacccagccagcttttctcattacggagtgagctcagagctcatagagcacatgtgtacgtctctctctctctctctctctctctctctctctctctctctcagttgcatAGTGGATGAAAGTGATAAAGCCAATATGGATCTATAATGCATGGCATCCTTGAAATCATAAAATAACTGCCTTCCTCCTTGCGTAAGGTAGTGCAACATATAAGGATAATGAATACGTTTCCTGGTTAGATTATAGAATATCCATAGCTGCAGCAAGCGTAGACTTGGGTATACACATGTATGTAGGTTACATTGCAAGAATTCAtcaatatatacattatatggcAAAATCCATAGCGATTCTTCATTATGAAGTGTTACAGGTGTGCTCGATGCTGGAGAGCCACCGTTCAGAGGGTCAGTGCATGACTGTGCATCGCCCCGTGAGTAGTGAGGTGGGTTAATTGGACTTCATTGCACGAGCTACAAAGTTACTTAGGTAGACTTACTATTGGCCGATTTGTGCTTTAGAGATGCAAAGCGACCTatactcatgtgtgtgtgtgtgtatatatatatatatatatatatatatatatatatatatatatatatatatatatatatatatatatatatatatatatatatatatatatatagtcaacagcgaggtctgcattattcttttgtacagcgtattttgtacaaaaagaataatgcagacctcgctgttgacttcaatagtacatgcattcaaaatggtctactcccgaaatatatacatatatatatatatatatatatatatatatatatatatatatatatatatatatatatatatatatatatatattaaatattTTTAGATagtgaactgagagagagaaatgcttaGAATTACCGAGATGTATGAGATCCCGAACTTTGCTCCATGAAGTAAACACGCGTGACGTCATCAGGTAAACATTGCAAGTGAGGAGAGCGGCAGACAGGTGCTGGCGGGAGACCAACACAACGAGACACGAGCCACGAGGCGTGACATTATGTTGGACAGCAGTGAAGACGAGATGGAGCTGGTGAGTGCGTACTgcagggagatggaggaggaggaggaggacgaaattTTCGACATGACACCCGTCTGTACTCGCCCGCAGTAAGTGATTCATGCTTGTATGTATCATGGTAGAGGTATCTTGGTgtcatatgcattttttttcccaatacTTCTAGCTTTGGTTGATAACATAATGTTAACAGCATTTCCCTTCAGCTGCTTTTCAATAAATTACGTAATGGTTACTGTTCTCGTGTATTACTTTCTACATTTCGAATAACTCCCACTTTGAAACCAAAAGTGTTAGTCTGTAGAATTACGCCTTGTACCCTATGCACACCACACGTCAGTGCTTAGGTACCATTCTTAGTGTACTGTTATGTCTATAAAAGTTGTAATATGCGGAAATGCAATGTTCACCCAGGACGGCACTTTGAAATTTGAAGAGACTCATGAAATGAaagtaattttgtttttgtcgttttgtTGTTATATGCTGCTTACAATACTTGTAGGTATGTGACGctgttaaatatatatattgcttgGACAAGTATTTATGGTTTCCCATTATAGTAAGACATACTTTCTTTGCCCATTCATCTGTAATCCCATGTGAcacaagccagtcagacatctCTCAGTAGCTACACTGTGCCTGTCATGGAAAAACTGTTGCTCTGATTGTAACCTTGGTTTGCCAGACTTTTCATTCTTCCACCTCCTACCCCTCTGTTATGTGTTGATACATACAGATACTATTCCAGTAACCTTTGTCAGTCTATGATGGATTTATAATAGATTTGGCGTTGAGGTTGAAAGGGAGGTGGAGTCCCtctctaggttaagttaggttagatcaagGGATAGAtttagttagtttaggttagatttCATCAGTATTttagggatatttttttttcaacttagcCAAGTAGGGCTTCTTAAACCTTTTGGAATTACAGAATGGGGAGGAGAATGGtggcaaaaagagaaaagctttATTCTGCaattttactaaaaaaaaaaaaaaaaaaaaaaaaagataaatggaaaaatagttTGTGGCACCTGTGGAAAGTAGGTATTAATCTTACCACAGCAAATGGCAAAACAACTGACTGGAAAATTAGTTCAcaattatttatctaatttgttCATTacttaaatataaaataaacctTCTCTCAGATTGTATGCTGGGACTTAATACTCCTCATGTTATGATTATTCCAGCAGATGACAATAGTTTAGTGCCTAGTGTTTACATGTTCATCAAATAAAGATTATTTTCTGCAGTTTTGCATCACCTGAAACTTGTGCTTCTCACTTTTTATAGCCTGAACTATGCTacatgtaaaacacacacaatgcatTGAAATGCTAAGCAGTTGATCTGGTAGCTCAAATGAGAAAGATGATCCCTAGTGGGACCAATCAAAAGGAGAAGCCCAAATAAGTCTGAACTTTGGGAGAAATGTGGTATGTTGGGCAATGAACCTGTAACCAGAGCATCAAAGGCCAACATATTACTGATGAAGCAGAATGCAGGTGCACCCTTGCTGCTGCAGAATGGTGGGGCTTTCATGTTGGGATCATGCAAGTTGACCAAACTATGGTTGCAtattctgattattattatttttttttttaactttatcaAATACCATTAAGTGTTCTTTCCTTATTGCTATAATTTACATATATTGACCATGTGATAagaatttttcttatattttgagCCTCAGCCTTAAATTTTATGAGAGATTATGTTAGTCAGTAATTGAAATAATAGCTTTATACAAAGTAACACATTTTCTTGATACAGAAATATGAAATAGTATTTTTGAGTGAGTAATGGTTTGATCTCACCACTTTTCTTGGATCCACAGAGAAAATGGTGGCAAAGGAGATCTTGGGTTCTTCAGTGGCAAGTTTGGTCCTCAGGTgagctgtgtatgtgtgtgtatttacctagttgtagttttacagggcctgggctttatgctcgtgtggccccatctccatatctacacttatccagtcttactttaaaagtatgcacactcgttgcagacactacttcttcatttaaactgttccacatcttaatacatctttgcaggaaactatattttttaacatctctcagacatctttcttttctcagctttttactatgcgatcttgtgcttcggatgtcatattcttctcgcaggatcagtttctcattatccacttggtccattccattgatcaatttataaacttgtatcaggtctcctctctcccttctttgttccagggttggtagatccatagcctttagtctctcctcatatgtcatcccttcaaattctggaaccattcttgtagccattttttgtagtctctccaatttccttatgtgtttctttttatgaggggtccacactactcctgcatattccaatctgggtcttattatagtacttatcaatttcttcatcatttctttgtccatgtagtgaaatgctattccaatattccttagcaaattatatgtttctctaaaaattctatcaatatggcttactggttgattgttttcttccatcgtcactcctaagtccttttcctttttaactttctccagttctactccatctcccatcttatagattcccacaggtcgtctttcactctttcccatttccatgacatggcttttgttcacattgaattccatttcccactttttactccattcccagatcttatttaggtcttcttgcagtatttcacaatcctcttttgctttataactctgcacagtttcgtatcatctgcaaacaaatttatgtagctgttcactccttctggcatgtcgttaatataaatgaggaaaagtattggtgccaatactgacccctgtggcactccgctttctactgctctccacttggacttcatatctttaactaccgtccttatttctctccccctcaaataattttctatccatctcaatgtgcttccttttaagccacccttctcctctaacttccatagtaatcttgcatgtggcactttgtcaaacgccttttttaaatccaaataaatacagtcaacccatccctctctcttgtactctatcaactattctagaatagaaactcaataaattagttacacaagaccgtcttttctaaaaccaaattggctatttgatattaatttgttgtcttcaaggaactcgatccattgtttctttattattctttcacacatcttgcatattacactagttagtgataccaggtctgtaatttaaaggttcttccttccttctgctcttatatatgggaaccacctcagctcttttccattctactggtactgttccattttctattgagcattttatgatgttgtatataggacttgctagttcttccctacattctttcagtattctgcctgagacttcatctggtcccattgccttctcttcatccagttccttcattaactcttttatttcaagcttggttactttaatctctttcatatagattgtctctctattaccctgtggcctctcaaatttggattccttagtaaagacctcctggaatttattatttaatagttctgccatacttttgggtcttccaccatcctgttctctccttttaacctttctattgtttcttttgcctaatttttccatttatgaatctatagaacaattttggttgctccttacatttttcgacaatgtccttttcaagttcttttcctcttccttcctcaccttaacatattcatttctcgctgccttgaagttttccttatttgctggatttctatttctcctccaccttttccatgctccatctcttttctcctttgccctagcacaccttgcattaaaccaatctttctttccttcttctttaggtctatattttgggacatattccctgactcctgttttgtatatttccaaaaataagttatatttctcttgcatcatctctgagttttccatctcctcccagtttacgtttttaaaatagttcttgagattctcaatatcagcctttctgtaatttaatcggtctcctttgtatgaatcgtctctatcttcctttccctcttctatatctatttctaatattacatggtcactctttcccaatgggcacttatatcttatatcatcattcatttgtataccccttgtaaaaactaggtccaatctcgctcgtcgtttcctctgaatcttgtgcattcctttactctctggtccatcatattgtctatcattaggttcaagaatctttctcccaggcttcttccccataccactttcataattttcccagtccacttctttacagttgaaatctcctactaatataactttttcctttctttaacaattctcgttagactccttattgtgtcatctatcatgtctttatattcttgattggtccatgaatttgtttttggtggcacatatgttacaatgattgttaactcttttttattaatatgcatcttaacatataatacttctgcttttccttcccacattccacttggtttatcactatctccttccttaacataatcatgactcctcctcctttacccactctgtctcttctccatacattatacctattatccaagtctattttgattgcctcatttagttttgtttcagccaggcatacaatatctggattttctttatttatgtaatctcttaattctaatttacttgataaaacccgtctatgttcgtatacatcatttttagtcttttgcctttatcatttttagttaaacttgttccactttttctcttccttctcgtttatataccatttccttatcctgtctcctagaattctccaaaaaatgccttttttcctcttctgacctttcattattcttttccttactgctgctgccagttcattgtatctcttcctttcttcctcatttctatttttctttatatagatatccttgcagccttctgtttctctaagttttgttgttctatataatatttcttctgttgctgcttgtgattttagtagtattttaattggtcttgtttttccttcttgatatggtcccattctgtttatttcttctacttcctcttccaagttctgcctatcttcgtcgtttagattcttcagtaggtctttgactgatttcatttcttctttttctctttttggtctatattttatatttttttcttttattccaaatacgactgtgtgtgtgtgtgtgtgtgtgtgtgtgtgtgtgtgtgtaaataaattaataaataaaataaattaatataataaaatagataaataaataatgattgataaataatagtaatagctaataataataataataatagctaatgataataataataataataataataataataataataataggtaatagaagataatagataaataaaaataataaatacaaaataacctAACTAACCAAACAGGATAACAATGGAATAAGTGGTATGACATGGTCAGTTCATGATATTATCCAGTTCTCCAAAGGTACCACAAGATTGGAAGCAAGCACATACTGTTTAATTTTCTGTAATGAACATACATCACAAGATAAAGCAATGCATGTAGTCCTAAGTGATGGCTTGGTACCATCATTGCTGGAATCCCAAGAAGTTAAACTGCACAGTGGATATGTGTGAGACTGACAGTGTGTGAAAGACATAACACTGCCCATGGCAACTTTGCCAATTCCTGGCCAGCTGCCATCCAGTGATAATGGATAATATGATGTTGGTAATAATAACCAAAACTGAGATAACTTATTTGATTAGACCTTTGATTGTATAGCTCTGATTCTCGTTATGCTACAGAGAAAAAGTCAAAGAATATATTAGATAATTTTTCCAAATGGTAATTATATTATCACATGATATATGTAACAAACTAGCTGTCTCAAtagtggaagaaaggaggggaaaggaagaatggattgCTACTGTCCTGTACAGCCCATGTCTAGTCACAACTGGCTGTAATCcatcattaatcttctcactcaCTGTCAAGCCTCCCCTTGCGTGTGTATCTTGCCAGACGCGCTCCACTTGGCTGGGCCAGTTggaagctggtggtggtgcagtgaagGGGGTCCTATATTTAGAGCATCAGAAAATGATGCTGAAAATGGAAGGTGTTTGAATATTGGATTGTACTGATTGAAATAATTTTGCTAACATTGCTGGGCAAGTGATAACTGAAACACCTTAATGAATGTGAGCCAAGCAGTACACAAGAAAATGTTTATTACTTATTATCtcagtgatttttttctctgtgaCATCTCAGAAGACTGTTTTTAGAAAATACTGTGCTACTTACATTAGACTCCTTAAATATAAAACTACACCAGAGTAATGGAGTCTGAAGCAGTGGAAATTTCAACCTCGGATTATGATTCCATGAACTTGGTGAGTACAGTCTCCTAGCGTACAACTGATGATAGAATATTTGTTTTCCAGATGATGGGATTGCCCCTACTGATGGtcattatgataattatatttTTAGTAGGTGTTAACTTACAAAATAATTATATCCCTGGACAGAGTATGACTTCTGTGTGGTCTGATGCAGCAAGTGAGAGGAGCCAAGAGACAGGAAATGGCGAGACACTATGGAGTGCTGGGCCTGCCATCAATGGccactctctttccccttctgccCACCACAATGGATATCTGAAAGGTGATGTTTCGCCAGAGACAGAATTCTTTGTGGTGATTCAAGAAAtcattatatataaatattcaTAAGGCATTGAGAAGTCAGCGTATAAACTTTGTGATATTGAAGTTATATCAAAACTAATTGTGATGGAAACAATTACAAAATTTTACCATCCTATTTATCTTTTAATGTTTTACAATTACAGCTCCCAGCCCAGCCCCATCATGCGGCTCTACCAAAAGTTTTGGCTCAGGACCTCGCAGGAGTAATTCTAGAAGAGAAATCCGCATGCATGAAGGGTATGCACTTCCTCTTGATGAACTGCGTTTGGCTTCCATGCAGGGTAACCTCCCTGTGATGAAGTCTCTGTTCAAACAAGGTGCAGCAAAGTTGTGTTTTTATAATTAGCTATGTATAAAAGTTGTGATACTCAAAGTGAAACCACAGAATGTTAATGCTCAAGAGTATGTAAACTAATACATTTTAAATTAGAGATACTACTTCTGTCATAAATATTCTTTGATTTTAATTTCTTCATGATTTTTAGATTATCATACAGTTTCCTCCTGAAAATAACTCAACTTTACTTCTCTCCTGTGATTCCACTTCTATTTTGAATCACACATGTCTATGTATTGGTCACACAGGTATTGCAGTAGACCAGGTGCTGAAGGGAGGGTGGACCTGTCTTTTGTTTGCCTGCTCTTCTGGCCGTCCTCAAGTGGTGGAGTATCTTCTCCAGCAAGGAGCTGACCCTAACATGCACAAAGGTGTGATGTTATTGTCTtagttcttttccttcctgaccTTTCTgtgcaatatatttttcttacaaatTGATTTCATATCCAGTCATGCTTATTTTGCTAATTGACATATAATTCATAGTAATTTACTTTGTGGCCATACTTTTGATACCATCAGATATAGACTCCCCCATAAAAGTAGCACAGTAAATACAATATATGCCTGTCCCATGATAGATTGTTCCATCAGTGCAAGTTTATAGTGTTATTGGAGGTGAATAGTGTTGAGGAACAATTGGCAGCTCACTCAGAGGTGCATTCTCAAGATAGCAGTGGCACAGAGAAGGAATGTATTACCTCACCATCCTAAAGCAGTTGCCAGTTACTTAAGTTCCCATGGTGttgtaaaaataacaatgtgAAATACACAATAGAATGTAAAGACTTGAGTGGGACAAAAAGTTAAAATTTTATCCATCAACTCCTATTTCAAGGGTTCATAGCCATAGTTACAATGAATACATTTGTAAAATCAAGAGAATGGTGGGAAGATGGTAAGGGGCATTATGTTTACAGTGACACTCTAAATAGTCTTGGCACAGTGAGCAGCCACTTGTTGAATGAGTGTCATGGGGCTCGAGGATCCAACTTCACCTTCATGTTGTCATGTGTAACTCTTGGCACCACTCCAGTGCCCTAGTTTAGTGTCATATTTTGGTGACATTTAGTACCTTGCAGTAAGATATTGGAGTTTGGACAAATGGGAGAAATGATAAGGAAATTTTATCAAAATTTTTCGTACCTAGATCTACAATTATCAGAATGAGGAATAGAGGTGGTTCATATTTAGTTTTGTAAATAATTAGAAATTTGTTTTGGTTATTCTCATCATCTGTGTACTCCTTGTACTTTCATCATCCTTGTAAAACTTTTCACAGGACATGGTTTAAAGAGAAATGCTCCTATtaagaacaaacaacaaattTATTTCatgcacagaaataaataagtaattagAGGCTGAAGCTTTTACATCTACAGTATCTCTTCCCAAGAGACAATAAACAGCAGTGCATGTCAACACCTTCCAGAGCTCTTCACACCCCTCATGGCAGCATGTGCATCCAGCAGAGAATCAGAAGAAGAGCTGCTGGAGTGTGTGGATCTGCTGCTTAATTACGGAGCTAAAGTGGATGTTGCTGAGCGTCACCGCATGACTCCCTTGATGTTTGCCAGCAAGGAAGGACGCATTTCTGTTGTACAGCGCCTCATCAATGCTAAAGTtgatataaacaaacaagacaacagAGGGTTAGCATGAATATTCTTTTTAATCTGTTTTAtttgaaaacaatgaaaaaaaattggttaaaACAAATTTTTTAGGATTATTTTGATCTTCACCCTCACTCTCCAATCatgcatatatgtgtgtgtgtgtgtgtgtgtgtgtgtgtgtgtatttacctagttctatttacctagttgtggttttacagggcctgggctttatgctcgtgtggccctgtctccatatctacacttatccaatcttactttaaaagtatgcacacttgttgcagacactacttcattcaaactgttccacgtctcaatacatctttgtgggaaactatactttttaatatctcttacatatcttcccttcctcagcttcctactatgcgatcttgtgcttcgagtCCGACTGgcgtattcttctctcaagatcagatactcattgtccacttggtccattccgtttatcaatttataaacttgtatgagatcccttctctcccttctgtgctccaatgttggaagatccaaaggctttagtctctcctcatatgtcatcccttcaagttctgggaccattttgtagccattttttgtagtttctccagcttccttatgtgtttctttttatgaggggtccacactattgcatattccaatctgggtcttattatagtacttatcagtttcttcatcatttctttgtccatgtagtgaaatgctattccaatattccttagtgtgtattcactgtttgatctgctgcagtctctgacgagacagccagacgttaccctacggagcgagctcagagctcattatttccgatcttgggataggtctgtgtgtatttacttattcttttcctttatctatcttctctttGGCAGGTGGAGTGCACTTAGCTGGGCAGCCACTAGAGGTCATGGACGGGTGGTGAGGGTATTGCTGCAGAACTCAGCAGACCCCACAAGAATGAACAATCATGGCCAGCGACCAGCTGATATTGCTTTTGCTGCTGGATTTCCTGAAGTGAGTATCAAACTAATCTTGTTGCAAATTATTTATTCCAGAAGAGTAATAGTATTGCATGTTGAGttagagatagaggaggaatgaagtgaaagaaattacGCTTGGTAGAAAATTATATGTAGATGACAGCTAGGAGGGTGACAGTGATATAGGAAAGGTTTGGAAGGCGATGAAAAGGATGCAAAGTGAAGGTTAGCTAAGAAGAAAGTATGAAAGTTAAGGGTAATAGGATGACTGAGAAAGATACTGTAAAGAAGAGATGAGCAGAGTATttaaaatgttgaagagaatGAGAACAGAGCTCATGTGAGTGAAGTGAATGATTTGTTGAATGAATAATAGAGCTTAGGACCATTTAAAGACAAGAAGATTGGACTAAACTTTATGTTTTGCTTATTTAGATAGCAGACATCTTAGAGCGTTATACTGCCCAATGGCCAAATGCAAGTGTTGATATGACAAGCCTGGCTGGTGCAAGCAAGACCACAGCCACACCCCGACCCTCAGCACTTAGCAAGATGGCTGAAACCTTTGGGGAGCTGGAGATGGTACTGACCGGCCTCAATCTTCCCCACATGATTCCCATCTTTGAGCAGCACCAGGTGACAAATTGATATATGTGATTACTGGAGAAAACATGAATAGAATATAATAGGAGGCTGGTATTTTGGTGTTGGCAGTGTGATGCAAACATCTAATGTCACATCTACTGCTAGCTATAAAGAGCCTCATTCATGATTTTTCAATAAAAGCATCCTTTTATATAACTTTGAAAGGTTTGTTAGTTTACCACAGCATTCTGTGATATCTTGATATCAGTTAGAAAGCTGCTATCTTATCTATGcaatatgtatgtattattaGAAGTTTCCTTAATCAGGTGACATTTGAGATCTTTCTTCGGCTGACAGAAAAAGACCTTGAGAACATGAATATAACAGCTGTTGGAGAGCGTAAGACTATTCTTCATGCCATAAAGGATATAAATAAGAAGGAATGGCAAACATcaagccttcctaatgtagcCCTCAATACACAGATGACGTAAGTAAACTAATTTTTGTCTGGTAAAAATGACTGGCTTTTTTTTGGTTGAGATTTCCTCTACATGAAATTAAATCAGATGATAATAATTGCCTGGTACATCCTGTCATGGTCTTTCTCATGGCAAAGTTAAAAGACA
Encoded here:
- the LOC123507087 gene encoding ankyrin repeat, SAM and basic leucine zipper domain-containing protein 1-like isoform X1 produces the protein MLDSSEDEMELVSAYCREMEEEEEDEIFDMTPVCTRPQENGGKGDLGFFSGKFGPQSMTSVWSDAASERSQETGNGETLWSAGPAINGHSLSPSAHHNGYLKAPSPAPSCGSTKSFGSGPRRSNSRREIRMHEGYALPLDELRLASMQGNLPVMKSLFKQGIAVDQVLKGGWTCLLFACSSGRPQVVEYLLQQGADPNMHKELFTPLMAACASSRESEEELLECVDLLLNYGAKVDVAERHRMTPLMFASKEGRISVVQRLINAKVDINKQDNRGWSALSWAATRGHGRVVRVLLQNSADPTRMNNHGQRPADIAFAAGFPEIADILERYTAQWPNASVDMTSLAGASKTTATPRPSALSKMAETFGELEMVLTGLNLPHMIPIFEQHQVTFEIFLRLTEKDLENMNITAVGERKTILHAIKDINKKEWQTSSLPNVALNTQMTLPECAAIMGNINKHIRYMHATLGYLRDQLQADPKILQLGQEIHTVSSLASQCGDALKHLRGFSEEVKFLKCHLDKVSGDAEHTPADLIVECARSGRTWQRRLLASLATTTALATVIWYSQPRFFARIFNLSSLHNTVTLDV
- the LOC123507087 gene encoding ankyrin repeat, SAM and basic leucine zipper domain-containing protein 1-like isoform X2, translated to MESEAVEISTSDYDSMNLSMTSVWSDAASERSQETGNGETLWSAGPAINGHSLSPSAHHNGYLKAPSPAPSCGSTKSFGSGPRRSNSRREIRMHEGYALPLDELRLASMQGNLPVMKSLFKQGIAVDQVLKGGWTCLLFACSSGRPQVVEYLLQQGADPNMHKELFTPLMAACASSRESEEELLECVDLLLNYGAKVDVAERHRMTPLMFASKEGRISVVQRLINAKVDINKQDNRGWSALSWAATRGHGRVVRVLLQNSADPTRMNNHGQRPADIAFAAGFPEIADILERYTAQWPNASVDMTSLAGASKTTATPRPSALSKMAETFGELEMVLTGLNLPHMIPIFEQHQVTFEIFLRLTEKDLENMNITAVGERKTILHAIKDINKKEWQTSSLPNVALNTQMTLPECAAIMGNINKHIRYMHATLGYLRDQLQADPKILQLGQEIHTVSSLASQCGDALKHLRGFSEEVKFLKCHLDKVSGDAEHTPADLIVECARSGRTWQRRLLASLATTTALATVIWYSQPRFFARIFNLSSLHNTVTLDV
- the LOC123507087 gene encoding ankyrin repeat, SAM and basic leucine zipper domain-containing protein 1-like isoform X3 translates to MTSVWSDAASERSQETGNGETLWSAGPAINGHSLSPSAHHNGYLKAPSPAPSCGSTKSFGSGPRRSNSRREIRMHEGYALPLDELRLASMQGNLPVMKSLFKQGIAVDQVLKGGWTCLLFACSSGRPQVVEYLLQQGADPNMHKELFTPLMAACASSRESEEELLECVDLLLNYGAKVDVAERHRMTPLMFASKEGRISVVQRLINAKVDINKQDNRGWSALSWAATRGHGRVVRVLLQNSADPTRMNNHGQRPADIAFAAGFPEIADILERYTAQWPNASVDMTSLAGASKTTATPRPSALSKMAETFGELEMVLTGLNLPHMIPIFEQHQVTFEIFLRLTEKDLENMNITAVGERKTILHAIKDINKKEWQTSSLPNVALNTQMTLPECAAIMGNINKHIRYMHATLGYLRDQLQADPKILQLGQEIHTVSSLASQCGDALKHLRGFSEEVKFLKCHLDKVSGDAEHTPADLIVECARSGRTWQRRLLASLATTTALATVIWYSQPRFFARIFNLSSLHNTVTLDV